In a genomic window of Streptomyces koelreuteriae:
- a CDS encoding DUF742 domain-containing protein, which produces MSADGQGRSHWFDDEAGPVVRPYAMTRGRTSSQGQHRLDLIAVVVTEPHADDPEGDHMLSPEHVDIVELCRDVPQSVAELAAELDLPIGVVRVLVGDLVDSEFVHVNRPVPPAELPDESILRDVINGLRAL; this is translated from the coding sequence ATGAGCGCTGACGGTCAGGGAAGAAGCCACTGGTTCGACGACGAAGCCGGACCGGTCGTCCGTCCGTACGCCATGACACGCGGCCGCACCAGCAGTCAGGGCCAGCACCGCCTGGACCTGATCGCGGTCGTGGTCACGGAACCGCACGCGGACGACCCGGAAGGCGACCACATGCTCTCCCCGGAGCATGTGGACATCGTCGAGCTGTGCCGTGACGTCCCGCAGTCGGTCGCCGAACTCGCAGCGGAACTCGACCTGCCGATCGGGGTGGTACGGGTCCTTGTCGGAGATCTCGTGGACTCGGAATTCGTCCATGTGAACCGGCCCGTACCCCCGGCCGAACTGCCGGACGAGAGTATTCTGCGCGACGTGATCAACGGCCTCCGGGCGCTGTGA
- a CDS encoding hydantoinase B/oxoprolinase family protein, with protein sequence MTGWQFWVDRGGTFTDVVARRPDGRLLTHKLLSDNPARYADAAVEAVRTLLAGSGDPVETVRMGTTVATNALLERKGERTLLVITRGFRDALRIAYQNRPSIFARRIELPELLYERVVEVDERIAADGTVLLAPALDALAGPLQEAYDDGIRAVAVVCMHSHLHPAHEQAVGELAARIGFPQISLSSEASPLMKLVPRGDTAVVDAYLSPVLRRYVRHVADELEGVRLMFMQSNGGLTEAGQFRGKDAILSGPAGGIVGMARMSQLAGFDRVIGFDMGGTSTDVSHFAGEYERVFTSQIAGVRLRAPMLDIHTVAAGGGSVLHFDGSRYRVGPDSAGADPGPACYRGGGPLAVTDANVVLGRIQPAHFPKVFGANGDEPLDEALVRDRFTALAREIREQTGDDRTPEQVAEGYLRIAVANIASAVKRISVQKGHDVTRYALTTFGGAGGQHACMVADSLGIRTVLVPPMAGVLSALGIGLADTTAMREQSVEAHLEPASMPGVRKTAEDLEAAARAELRAEDVPEEHIEITRRAQLRYDGTDTTLTVELTEPDTMRHAFEERHRATYSFTLDRPIVVEALSVEATGITAPPDLSALAPYEATTDGSPAPPRTVRLHTGGAWHDVPLHRREDLPPGNTVTGPAIITEAGATTVVDDGWRAAATDDGHLVMERAAITESSDLDTKVDPVLLEVFNNLFMSIAEQMGARLESTAQSVNIKERLDFSCALFDPDGNLVANAPHIPVHLGSMGTSVKEVIRRRGSRMRPGDTYAVNDPYHGGTHLPDVTVITPVFDTAPSDVTESDPEILFYIASRGHHAEIGGIAPGSMPAGSRTIEEEGVLFDNWLLAEDGRFRENETLRHLTGATYPSRNPKTNLADLRAQIAANQKGVDEVRRMIDDFGLDVVRAYMRHVQDNAEGAVRRVIDALDDGDYAYETDSGAVIRVRVRVDRENRAATIDFTGTSAQLPTNFNAPFSVVNAAVLYVFRTLVADEIPLNDGCLRPLSIVVPPGSLLAPEPPAAVVAGNVETSQAVTGALYAALGVQAEGSGTMNNVTFGNERHQYYETVASGSGAGDGFPGAPVVQTHMTNSRLTDPEVLEWRLPVRLEEFAVRRGSGGAGRWRGGDGAVRRLRFLEPMTVSTLSQHRRVPPYGMAGGRPGALGTNRIEHADGTVTELGGSDSADVVTGDVLVIETPGGGGYGSPSPDPHQAGEEIDDLRAF encoded by the coding sequence GTGACTGGCTGGCAGTTCTGGGTCGACCGAGGCGGCACCTTCACCGATGTCGTCGCGCGACGCCCGGACGGCCGGCTGCTCACGCACAAGCTCCTGTCGGACAACCCGGCCCGCTACGCCGACGCGGCGGTCGAGGCCGTCCGCACCCTGCTGGCCGGCTCGGGCGATCCCGTCGAGACCGTGCGCATGGGGACCACCGTCGCCACCAACGCCCTCCTGGAGCGCAAGGGCGAGCGCACCCTGCTGGTCATCACCCGCGGCTTCCGCGACGCCCTGCGCATCGCCTACCAGAACCGCCCGAGCATCTTCGCCCGCCGCATCGAACTGCCCGAGCTGCTGTACGAACGGGTCGTCGAGGTCGACGAGCGCATCGCCGCCGACGGCACCGTCCTCCTCGCGCCCGCCCTCGACGCCCTCGCCGGGCCCCTCCAGGAGGCGTACGACGACGGGATCCGGGCCGTGGCCGTGGTCTGCATGCACAGCCACCTCCACCCTGCCCACGAACAGGCCGTCGGAGAACTCGCCGCCCGCATCGGCTTCCCGCAGATCTCGCTCTCCAGCGAGGCCAGCCCCCTGATGAAACTCGTCCCCCGCGGGGACACCGCCGTCGTGGACGCCTACCTCTCGCCCGTACTGCGCCGCTACGTCCGGCACGTCGCCGACGAACTCGAGGGCGTACGGCTGATGTTCATGCAGTCCAACGGCGGTCTCACCGAGGCCGGGCAGTTCCGCGGCAAGGACGCCATCCTGTCCGGGCCTGCCGGTGGCATCGTCGGCATGGCCCGCATGTCCCAGCTCGCCGGCTTCGACCGCGTCATCGGCTTCGACATGGGCGGCACCTCCACCGACGTCTCCCACTTCGCGGGCGAGTACGAACGCGTCTTCACCAGCCAGATCGCCGGCGTCCGGCTCCGCGCCCCCATGCTCGACATCCACACCGTGGCGGCCGGCGGCGGCTCGGTCCTGCACTTCGACGGCTCCCGCTACCGCGTAGGGCCGGACTCGGCGGGCGCGGACCCGGGGCCCGCCTGCTACCGGGGCGGCGGCCCGCTCGCCGTCACCGACGCCAATGTCGTCCTCGGCCGCATCCAGCCCGCCCACTTCCCGAAGGTGTTCGGCGCGAACGGCGACGAGCCCCTCGACGAAGCCCTCGTCCGGGACCGCTTCACGGCCCTCGCACGCGAGATCCGCGAGCAGACCGGCGACGACCGCACCCCCGAACAGGTCGCCGAGGGGTACCTGCGGATCGCCGTCGCGAACATCGCCTCGGCCGTGAAGCGGATCTCCGTCCAGAAGGGCCACGACGTCACCCGCTACGCGCTCACCACGTTCGGCGGCGCCGGCGGCCAGCACGCCTGCATGGTCGCCGACTCCCTCGGCATCCGGACCGTACTCGTGCCGCCCATGGCCGGTGTCCTCTCCGCACTCGGCATCGGCCTCGCCGACACCACCGCCATGCGCGAACAGTCCGTCGAGGCACACCTGGAACCGGCCTCCATGCCCGGCGTCCGCAAGACCGCCGAAGACCTGGAAGCCGCGGCACGCGCCGAACTCCGCGCCGAGGACGTCCCCGAGGAACACATCGAGATCACCCGCCGCGCGCAGCTCCGCTACGACGGCACGGACACCACCCTCACCGTCGAGCTGACCGAGCCCGACACGATGCGGCACGCCTTCGAAGAACGTCATCGCGCCACATACTCCTTCACGCTCGACCGACCGATCGTCGTCGAAGCCCTCTCCGTCGAAGCCACCGGCATCACAGCACCCCCCGATCTCTCCGCTCTCGCCCCCTACGAGGCCACCACCGACGGCAGCCCCGCACCGCCGCGCACCGTCCGCCTCCACACGGGCGGCGCCTGGCACGACGTACCCCTCCACCGCCGCGAGGACCTTCCCCCCGGCAATACCGTCACCGGCCCGGCGATCATCACCGAAGCCGGCGCGACGACCGTCGTCGACGACGGCTGGCGGGCCGCGGCGACCGACGACGGGCATCTGGTCATGGAACGCGCCGCGATTACGGAGAGTTCCGATCTCGACACGAAAGTCGACCCGGTTCTGCTGGAGGTCTTCAACAACCTCTTCATGTCCATCGCCGAACAGATGGGCGCCCGCCTCGAGTCCACCGCCCAGTCCGTCAACATCAAGGAGCGCCTGGATTTCTCCTGCGCCCTGTTCGACCCCGACGGAAACCTGGTGGCCAACGCCCCGCACATCCCCGTCCACCTGGGCTCGATGGGCACGAGCGTCAAAGAGGTCATCCGTCGGCGCGGCTCCCGCATGCGCCCGGGCGACACCTACGCCGTCAACGACCCGTACCACGGCGGCACCCATCTGCCCGACGTCACCGTGATCACCCCGGTCTTCGACACCGCACCGTCGGACGTCACGGAGAGTGACCCGGAGATCCTCTTCTACATCGCTTCGCGCGGCCACCACGCCGAGATCGGCGGCATCGCCCCCGGCTCGATGCCCGCAGGCAGCCGCACCATCGAGGAGGAGGGCGTCCTCTTCGACAACTGGCTGCTCGCCGAGGACGGCCGCTTCCGCGAGAACGAGACCCTCCGCCACCTCACCGGGGCGACGTACCCCTCCCGCAACCCGAAGACCAACCTCGCCGACCTGCGGGCCCAGATCGCCGCCAACCAGAAGGGCGTCGACGAGGTCCGCCGCATGATCGACGACTTCGGCCTCGACGTGGTCCGGGCCTACATGAGACACGTCCAGGACAACGCGGAAGGGGCCGTACGCCGCGTCATCGACGCCCTCGACGACGGCGACTACGCCTACGAGACCGACTCGGGCGCCGTCATCCGCGTACGCGTGCGCGTGGACCGCGAGAACAGGGCGGCCACCATCGACTTCACCGGTACGTCGGCGCAACTGCCCACCAACTTCAACGCGCCGTTCTCGGTCGTCAACGCGGCCGTCCTGTACGTCTTCCGCACCCTCGTGGCCGACGAGATCCCCCTGAACGACGGCTGCCTGCGCCCCCTGAGCATCGTCGTACCGCCCGGCTCCCTGCTCGCCCCCGAGCCGCCGGCCGCCGTCGTCGCCGGCAACGTGGAGACCTCCCAGGCCGTCACCGGCGCCCTCTACGCCGCGCTCGGTGTCCAGGCGGAGGGCTCCGGGACCATGAACAACGTCACCTTCGGGAACGAACGCCACCAGTACTACGAGACCGTCGCCTCGGGCTCCGGCGCGGGGGACGGCTTCCCCGGCGCACCCGTCGTCCAGACCCACATGACCAACTCACGCCTCACCGACCCCGAGGTCCTGGAGTGGCGGCTGCCCGTGCGCCTCGAGGAGTTCGCGGTCCGGCGCGGCAGCGGCGGAGCCGGCCGGTGGCGCGGCGGGGACGGCGCCGTGCGCCGCCTCCGCTTCCTGGAACCCATGACCGTCTCCACGCTGTCCCAGCACCGCCGCGTCCCGCCGTACGGCATGGCGGGCGGCCGGCCGGGCGCTCTCGGCACCAACCGGATCGAACACGCCGACGGCACCGTGACCGAACTCGGCGGCAGTGACTCCGCGGACGTCGTCACCGGCGACGTACTCGTCATCGAAACCCCTGGCGGCGGAGGCTACGGCTCGCCGTCGCCCGACCCCCATCAAGCAGGAGAAGAGATCGATGATCTTCGGGCGTTCTGA
- a CDS encoding MIP/aquaporin family protein, with amino-acid sequence MTNGDIFVGEMIGTAILILFGAGVCAAVTLRFSKARAAGWVVIAFGWGFGVLAGAYTAAPLSGGQLNPAVTFGLAVDTGVWDKVWIYLLGQLTGAMIGAVLCYLVYFAQFQANVRKTGTTEGTADEPLPTLGIFSTIPEIRNPVANLVTEILATIALVLPLLAMVGNNRKVEGIGIGLIPGGQGIYGSGIVILLVSLLVVGIGLSLGGPTGYAINPARDLGPRIIHSVLPIPNKGTSDWGYSWIPVVGPLIGGLLGGVIYNAAF; translated from the coding sequence ATGACTAACGGAGACATCTTCGTCGGCGAGATGATCGGCACGGCGATCCTGATCCTGTTCGGCGCCGGCGTGTGTGCCGCCGTCACTCTCAGATTCTCGAAAGCGCGCGCCGCCGGATGGGTGGTGATCGCGTTCGGCTGGGGGTTCGGTGTGCTGGCGGGCGCCTACACCGCCGCTCCCCTCTCCGGAGGGCAGCTCAACCCGGCCGTCACCTTCGGACTCGCCGTCGACACGGGCGTGTGGGACAAGGTCTGGATCTACCTGCTGGGTCAGTTGACCGGCGCCATGATCGGGGCCGTGCTGTGCTACCTCGTGTACTTCGCCCAGTTCCAGGCCAATGTGCGAAAGACGGGGACCACGGAGGGCACGGCGGACGAACCGCTTCCGACGCTGGGCATCTTCTCGACGATCCCCGAGATCCGGAACCCGGTGGCCAACCTGGTCACCGAGATCCTCGCGACCATCGCCCTGGTGCTGCCCCTCCTCGCCATGGTGGGCAACAACAGAAAGGTCGAGGGCATCGGCATCGGACTGATCCCCGGCGGCCAGGGCATCTACGGGTCCGGCATCGTGATCCTTCTGGTCTCCCTCCTGGTCGTCGGCATCGGCCTGTCCCTGGGTGGTCCCACGGGCTATGCCATCAACCCGGCACGTGACCTCGGCCCGCGCATCATCCACTCCGTCCTGCCGATCCCGAACAAGGGAACGTCCGACTGGGGGTACTCGTGGATCCCCGTCGTCGGCCCACTGATCGGCGGACTGCTGGGTGGCGTCATCTACAACGCAGCCTTCTGA
- the glpK gene encoding glycerol kinase GlpK: MTDNAEKYVAAIDQGTTSSRCIVFNQDGAIVAVDQREHRQIFPKPGWVEHDATEIWSKVQAVVAGAIAKAGLRADQLSALGITNQRETTLLWDRATGKPVHNAIVWQDTRTAALCNQLGGSDGQDRFREQTGLPLATYFSGPKAAWLLDNVPDLRGRAERGEIAFGTMDSWLIWNLTGGTDGGKHVTDVTNAGRTMLMNLETLQWDSSILSAMNIPEAMLPEIRSSAETYGTAVGQLAGVPVASALGDQQAAVFGQACYDVGTAKNTYGTGSFLLLNTGNRPVPSKSGLLTTMGYKIGSEAPVYCLEGSIAITGALVQWFRDQLGIIRTADEIEPLAASVEDNGGAYIVPAFSGLFAPYWRSDARGVVTGLTRYVTKAHLARAVLEATSWQTREVVDAMYQDSGVQITTLKVDGGMTKNNLLMQHQADVLDVPVVRPKVSETTCLGAAYAAGLATGVWNDLDELKAHWQKDVEWTPSMEASVRDREYHNWRKAVEKSFGWEEDGES; this comes from the coding sequence ATGACGGACAACGCCGAGAAGTACGTCGCAGCGATCGACCAGGGCACCACGTCGAGCCGCTGCATCGTCTTCAACCAGGACGGTGCGATCGTCGCCGTCGACCAGCGCGAGCACCGCCAGATCTTTCCCAAACCCGGCTGGGTGGAGCACGACGCCACCGAGATCTGGTCCAAGGTGCAGGCAGTGGTGGCCGGGGCGATCGCCAAGGCCGGGCTGCGCGCCGACCAGCTGAGCGCGCTCGGGATCACCAACCAGCGCGAGACGACCCTCCTGTGGGACCGGGCGACCGGAAAGCCGGTGCACAACGCCATCGTGTGGCAGGACACGCGGACGGCGGCGCTGTGCAACCAGCTGGGCGGCTCGGACGGGCAGGACCGGTTCCGCGAGCAGACGGGGCTGCCGCTGGCCACCTACTTCTCCGGACCCAAGGCCGCCTGGCTGCTCGACAACGTGCCCGACCTGCGGGGGCGTGCCGAGCGCGGTGAGATCGCCTTCGGCACGATGGACTCCTGGCTGATCTGGAACCTCACGGGCGGCACCGACGGCGGGAAGCACGTCACCGACGTGACCAACGCGGGCCGCACCATGCTGATGAACCTGGAGACCCTCCAGTGGGACTCCTCGATCCTCTCCGCGATGAACATCCCCGAAGCGATGCTGCCCGAGATCCGCTCCTCCGCCGAGACGTACGGCACCGCTGTCGGCCAGCTCGCCGGAGTGCCCGTGGCCTCGGCGCTGGGCGACCAGCAGGCTGCCGTGTTCGGCCAGGCCTGCTACGACGTCGGCACGGCGAAGAACACATACGGCACGGGCAGCTTCCTGCTGCTCAACACCGGCAACCGCCCGGTGCCGTCGAAGAGCGGTCTGCTGACCACGATGGGCTACAAGATCGGCAGTGAGGCGCCGGTCTACTGTCTGGAGGGGTCGATAGCCATAACGGGCGCGCTGGTCCAGTGGTTCCGCGATCAGCTCGGCATCATCCGGACCGCCGACGAGATCGAGCCCTTGGCGGCGAGCGTGGAGGACAACGGCGGCGCGTACATCGTGCCGGCGTTCTCGGGCCTGTTCGCGCCGTACTGGCGCTCCGACGCGCGTGGCGTGGTCACCGGGCTGACCCGGTACGTCACCAAGGCACACCTCGCGCGTGCGGTGCTGGAGGCGACGAGCTGGCAGACGCGCGAGGTCGTGGACGCCATGTACCAGGACTCGGGGGTGCAGATCACCACCCTGAAGGTCGACGGCGGTATGACGAAGAACAATCTGCTCATGCAGCACCAGGCGGACGTGCTCGATGTTCCGGTGGTGCGGCCCAAGGTCTCCGAGACGACCTGTCTGGGCGCCGCGTACGCGGCCGGTCTGGCCACCGGGGTGTGGAACGACCTGGACGAGCTCAAGGCTCACTGGCAGAAGGACGTCGAGTGGACGCCGTCGATGGAGGCGTCGGTGCGGGACCGCGAGTACCACAACTGGCGCAAGGCCGTGGAGAAGAGCTTCGGCTGGGAGGAGGACGGCGAGAGCTGA
- a CDS encoding roadblock/LC7 domain-containing protein, producing the protein MTAPKATGHTATIKGELNWLLDDLVDRVASIRKALVLSGDGLPTGVSRDLTREDSEHLAAVASGFHSLAKGVGRHFEAGNVRQTVVELDDAFLFVTAAGDGSCLAVLSDADSDVGQVAYEMTLLVKRVGVHLGAAPRTDLPAGG; encoded by the coding sequence ATGACCGCACCGAAGGCGACCGGCCACACCGCGACCATCAAGGGGGAGCTGAACTGGCTCCTCGACGACCTGGTGGACCGCGTCGCGAGCATCCGCAAGGCCCTCGTGCTCTCCGGCGACGGTTTGCCGACGGGCGTGTCCAGGGACCTGACCAGGGAGGACAGCGAGCACTTGGCTGCCGTCGCCTCCGGGTTCCACAGCCTCGCCAAGGGTGTGGGACGCCATTTCGAGGCCGGCAACGTCCGCCAGACGGTCGTCGAGCTCGACGACGCCTTTCTGTTCGTGACCGCCGCCGGTGACGGCAGCTGCCTCGCCGTCCTCTCGGACGCCGACTCGGACGTCGGTCAGGTCGCCTACGAGATGACGCTCCTCGTGAAGCGGGTCGGTGTACATCTGGGTGCCGCTCCGCGCACCGATCTGCCCGCAGGCGGGTAG
- a CDS encoding sensor histidine kinase, translating to MRFRGKSIRRKIVALLLVPLVSLSAIWAFATVLTGREAADLFNVSSVVEKIGYPIEDTVRVLQEERRQTLVHLADPRASDGLAALRRSRTATDEAVAGIRENARNPDVRDAMGEDTDERLTAVLDAFEGIESLRSSVEDGTVNRSQALDLYNRLVDPCYVLLANLHVVDNVELDKQYRALVNLARARELLSREDALLGSALIVGRITHSEERDISDLVAQRTLMYDANLPLLPVAERDRYESFWKNASSAPLRVAEEAAVSSGSGAPRGVSAKSWDSAAGNVLDELGTLNDQANDRYQDRVDPVAMGVIAKAVIAGALGLLALLVSLFLSVRVGRTLIRDLRQLRLEAHEASGVRLPSVMRRLSAGEQVDVETEVPHLEYDKNEMGEVGQALNTLQRAAVEAAVKQAELRAGVSEVFVNLARRSQVLLHRQLTLLDAMERRTEDTEELADLFRIDHLTTRMRRHAEGLVILSGAAPSRQWRKPVQLMDVVRAAVAEVEDYERIEVRRLPRIAVTGPAVADLTHLVAELLENATVFSPPHTAVQVLGERVANGFTLEIHDRGLGMAAEALLDANLRLAETPEFELSDTDRLGLFVVSRLAQRQNVRVSLQPSPYGGTTAVVFIPDALLTDDIPDTNGIGFRLDRPQLAGESEPQDSRRAALSQAPAQRPGLPASLLDGPVELEAPVDLDAISGFSGSLDDENGTLFRSRPSLTRAQDETAGRPDPQQQSDARGGRDRTDTDDELGAPAVPPRRHTPKLVSSHGRPVTEQRPRRGKPDEEPTTSTGRADSGAMSSLPSRRRGEESASGRSTGRSGPEHTLPVRRRTENSSTGTGRDEARTDAPPPLPARRRGSESARPAIGAVGRGADHAEPPATPGSAVGEGPEPPALPKRTRRAEIASSGPDTPDHRPGPTRESSGRPTRGQAGSGAAPQDTGTAPGSPLRGAGSGTTPLPRRVRQANLAPQLKRGTEPRTEDKAEPVERDAEEVRSRMASLQRGWQRGRDENAAGDAAHSGAARQGTTEGDGR from the coding sequence ATGCGCTTTCGCGGGAAGTCCATCCGCCGGAAGATCGTGGCGCTGCTTCTCGTGCCGCTGGTGTCCCTGAGTGCGATCTGGGCCTTCGCCACGGTGCTCACGGGGCGTGAGGCGGCCGACCTGTTCAATGTGTCGTCCGTGGTGGAGAAGATCGGCTACCCCATCGAGGACACCGTCCGCGTCCTCCAGGAGGAACGCCGCCAGACCCTCGTCCACCTCGCCGACCCCCGCGCCTCCGACGGGCTCGCAGCGCTCAGGCGCAGCCGGACCGCCACCGACGAGGCCGTCGCCGGTATCCGTGAGAACGCCCGGAATCCGGACGTGCGCGACGCGATGGGCGAGGACACCGACGAGCGGCTGACCGCGGTCCTGGACGCCTTCGAAGGCATCGAGTCACTTCGCAGCAGTGTCGAGGACGGCACCGTCAACCGTTCCCAGGCCCTCGACCTCTACAACCGGCTCGTCGACCCCTGCTACGTCCTGTTGGCCAACCTGCATGTGGTCGACAACGTCGAACTGGACAAGCAGTACCGCGCACTGGTCAATCTCGCCCGCGCCCGCGAACTCCTCTCCCGGGAGGACGCCCTCCTCGGCTCCGCCCTGATCGTCGGCAGGATCACCCACTCCGAAGAGCGCGACATCTCCGACCTCGTGGCCCAGCGCACCCTGATGTACGACGCCAACCTGCCGCTGCTGCCCGTCGCGGAGCGCGACCGCTACGAGAGCTTCTGGAAGAACGCCTCCTCCGCCCCTCTGCGCGTGGCCGAGGAAGCGGCCGTCTCCTCCGGGTCCGGAGCCCCCCGCGGGGTCTCCGCGAAGAGCTGGGACAGCGCCGCCGGCAACGTGCTCGACGAACTCGGCACCCTCAACGACCAGGCCAACGACCGCTACCAGGACCGCGTCGACCCGGTGGCCATGGGCGTCATCGCCAAGGCGGTCATCGCCGGCGCGCTCGGCCTGCTCGCGCTCCTGGTCTCCCTCTTCCTGTCCGTGCGCGTCGGCCGCACCCTCATCCGCGATCTGCGGCAGCTCCGCCTGGAGGCCCACGAGGCGTCCGGGGTCCGGCTGCCCAGCGTGATGCGCCGCCTCTCCGCGGGCGAACAGGTCGACGTCGAGACCGAGGTCCCGCACCTCGAGTACGACAAGAACGAGATGGGCGAGGTCGGCCAGGCCCTCAACACCCTGCAGCGCGCCGCCGTCGAAGCCGCCGTCAAACAGGCCGAGCTGCGCGCCGGCGTCTCCGAGGTCTTCGTGAACCTCGCGCGCCGCAGCCAGGTCCTGCTCCACCGGCAGCTCACCCTGCTCGACGCCATGGAACGCAGGACCGAGGACACCGAGGAACTCGCCGACCTCTTCCGCATCGACCACCTGACCACCCGCATGCGCCGGCACGCCGAGGGCCTCGTGATCCTCTCCGGCGCCGCACCCTCCCGTCAGTGGCGCAAGCCCGTCCAGCTCATGGACGTCGTACGCGCCGCCGTCGCCGAGGTCGAGGACTACGAGCGCATCGAGGTCCGTCGCCTCCCCCGTATCGCCGTCACCGGCCCGGCCGTCGCCGACCTCACCCATCTCGTGGCCGAACTCCTGGAGAACGCCACCGTCTTCTCGCCGCCGCACACCGCCGTCCAGGTCCTGGGCGAGCGCGTCGCCAATGGCTTCACCCTGGAGATCCACGACCGCGGCCTCGGCATGGCCGCCGAAGCGCTCCTGGACGCCAACCTCCGGCTCGCCGAGACGCCGGAGTTCGAGCTGTCCGACACCGACCGGCTCGGTCTGTTCGTGGTCAGCCGGCTCGCCCAGCGGCAGAACGTCCGGGTCTCCCTGCAGCCCTCCCCGTACGGAGGCACGACCGCCGTCGTCTTCATCCCGGACGCGCTGCTGACGGACGACATCCCGGACACGAACGGCATCGGATTCCGCCTCGACCGCCCCCAGCTGGCCGGCGAGAGCGAGCCGCAGGACAGCCGCCGTGCCGCCCTGTCCCAGGCGCCCGCACAGCGTCCCGGTCTGCCCGCCTCCCTCCTGGACGGCCCGGTCGAGCTGGAGGCCCCGGTGGACCTGGACGCCATCAGCGGGTTCTCCGGCTCCCTCGACGACGAGAACGGCACCCTCTTCCGCTCCCGCCCCTCCCTCACCCGCGCCCAGGACGAGACAGCCGGCCGCCCCGATCCGCAGCAGCAGAGCGACGCCCGCGGCGGACGGGACCGGACCGACACCGACGACGAACTCGGCGCTCCGGCCGTACCGCCCCGCCGCCACACCCCCAAGCTGGTCAGCTCGCACGGGCGCCCGGTCACCGAGCAGCGCCCCCGTCGAGGCAAGCCCGACGAGGAGCCCACCACGTCCACCGGCCGAGCGGACTCGGGGGCCATGTCCTCGCTGCCCTCGCGTCGCCGGGGCGAGGAGTCCGCGAGCGGCCGGTCCACGGGCCGCTCCGGGCCGGAGCACACACTTCCGGTCCGGCGCCGCACCGAGAACTCCTCGACCGGCACCGGGCGGGACGAGGCACGGACCGACGCACCGCCGCCCCTGCCGGCCCGTCGCCGGGGGTCGGAATCCGCTCGCCCGGCCATCGGCGCGGTCGGCCGCGGCGCCGACCACGCCGAACCCCCGGCCACGCCCGGCAGCGCCGTCGGCGAGGGGCCGGAACCGCCCGCTCTGCCCAAACGCACCCGCCGAGCGGAGATCGCGTCCAGTGGCCCGGACACACCCGACCACCGCCCGGGGCCCACGCGGGAGAGCAGTGGCCGGCCCACGCGCGGCCAGGCCGGCTCCGGCGCCGCGCCACAGGACACCGGCACGGCACCCGGTTCCCCGCTGCGGGGGGCCGGCTCCGGCACCACGCCGCTGCCCCGGCGCGTTCGACAGGCCAACCTGGCTCCGCAGCTGAAGCGGGGGACCGAGCCGCGTACCGAGGACAAGGCCGAGCCCGTCGAACGCGACGCCGAGGAAGTACGCAGCCGCATGGCCTCGCTCCAGCGCGGCTGGCAGCGCGGCCGTGACGAGAACGCCGCGGGCGATGCCGCCCACAGCGGCGCAGCACGACAAGGAACGACAGAGGGGGACGGTCGATGA
- a CDS encoding GTP-binding protein, producing the protein MIFGRSERGKPPVEPVTLKILVAGGFGVGKTTLVGAVSEIRPLRTEELLTEAGRPVDDTSGVEGKNTTTVAMDFGRITLREDLVLYLFGTPGQERFWFMWDELSEGALGAVVLADTRRLEDCFAAVDYFERRSIPFLVGVNCFEGAPRYPIEDVRAALDLDDGVPLLMCDARDRESVKEALIGVVQHAMAYAAGQRHTVTT; encoded by the coding sequence ATGATCTTCGGGCGTTCTGAGCGTGGCAAGCCTCCGGTCGAGCCCGTCACGCTCAAGATCCTGGTGGCCGGCGGCTTCGGCGTGGGCAAGACCACGCTCGTCGGCGCGGTCAGCGAGATCAGGCCGCTGCGCACCGAGGAACTGCTCACCGAGGCAGGCCGTCCGGTCGACGACACCAGCGGCGTGGAAGGCAAGAACACCACGACCGTGGCCATGGACTTCGGCCGCATCACACTCCGCGAAGACCTGGTGCTGTACCTCTTCGGCACACCCGGTCAGGAGCGGTTCTGGTTCATGTGGGACGAACTCTCCGAAGGCGCGCTCGGAGCCGTCGTGCTCGCCGACACCCGCCGCCTGGAGGACTGCTTCGCCGCCGTCGACTACTTCGAACGGCGCTCGATCCCCTTCCTCGTCGGCGTCAACTGCTTCGAGGGCGCACCGCGTTACCCGATCGAGGACGTCCGCGCGGCCCTCGACCTCGACGACGGCGTACCCCTCCTGATGTGCGACGCCCGCGACCGTGAGTCGGTCAAGGAGGCGCTGATCGGAGTCGTCCAGCACGCCATGGCCTACGCGGCCGGCCAGCGCCACACGGTGACCACCTGA